One genomic region from Nitrospira sp. CR1.1 encodes:
- the glgX gene encoding glycogen debranching protein GlgX: MTEALEGRSTPRGATWDGQGTNFSLFSAHATKVEVCIFDATGEKEIERVTLPEYTDQIWHGYLPGIHPGTPYGYRVHGPYDPETGHRFNPNKLLLDPYAYAHMGELQWNPALFGYQMESGDDRTFDERDSAPFMPKCTVVDQNFDWSGPRDRKAVPWDDTIIYEMHVRGFTKRHPAVPPALQGTYEGLATKEVLTYLQSLGVTSIELLPIHTFVNDSYLLEKGLTNYWGYNSIGFFAPDPRYAANRPESVRECKEMIARLHDAGLEVILDVVYNHTAEGNELGPTLCFKGIDNASYYRLQPEQPRYYINDTGTGNTLNLSHPRVIQLVADSLRYAVQQMHVDGFRFDLGTILAREPNGFDNQSGFLKVCRQDPVLATVKLIAEPWDCGPGGYQVGGFPPGWGEWNDKFRDDVRDFWRGELAATALADRLCASASVFNHQGRRPWSCVNFITAHDGFTLQDMVSFNEKHNEANGEDNQDGSSNNRSWNCGVEGPTEDAAVNALRDRQMRNLMATLLLSQGTPMVLAGDEFGRTQQGNNNAYCQDNETSWVDWTLLETRSSLFQFVQQLIAFRHRYPILRRNLFLTGRSVEDSDVRDVTWINANGGPMEEHHWTDPTIHCFGMLLDGRAPTTGRRQPGKEMTVLVLVNGHHEPVQFTLPTCVGASEWSLLLDTNLPERPQDQTFKMGTQYLLTDRSLVLLVLGVKRTADVIPV, translated from the coding sequence ATGACGGAAGCGCTTGAAGGTCGTTCTACGCCACGGGGTGCCACATGGGACGGGCAGGGAACCAATTTCAGCCTGTTCTCCGCCCACGCGACGAAAGTGGAGGTCTGCATCTTCGACGCGACCGGGGAAAAAGAAATCGAACGAGTGACTCTGCCTGAATATACCGATCAGATCTGGCATGGGTATCTGCCCGGCATCCATCCGGGGACGCCCTATGGGTATCGAGTCCACGGCCCCTACGACCCTGAAACCGGGCATCGCTTTAATCCGAATAAGCTGCTGCTCGATCCGTATGCCTATGCCCATATGGGCGAGTTGCAGTGGAATCCGGCGCTGTTCGGCTATCAGATGGAGTCCGGCGATGATCGGACGTTTGATGAGCGTGACAGTGCGCCGTTCATGCCCAAGTGCACCGTGGTCGATCAGAACTTCGATTGGTCAGGGCCTCGAGATCGGAAGGCCGTTCCGTGGGACGACACCATCATTTATGAAATGCATGTGCGAGGTTTTACGAAGCGTCATCCGGCGGTGCCGCCAGCTCTCCAGGGCACCTATGAGGGGCTGGCGACCAAGGAGGTGCTGACGTATCTGCAATCGTTGGGGGTCACCTCCATTGAGCTGCTCCCGATCCATACCTTTGTCAATGACAGTTACCTGCTGGAAAAAGGGCTGACGAATTATTGGGGCTATAACAGTATTGGTTTTTTTGCGCCGGATCCGCGGTATGCCGCGAATCGACCGGAGAGCGTTCGGGAATGCAAGGAAATGATTGCCCGGCTGCACGACGCCGGCTTGGAGGTCATCTTGGACGTGGTGTACAACCACACCGCCGAAGGGAATGAACTCGGCCCCACGCTCTGCTTCAAGGGCATCGACAATGCCAGTTATTATCGTCTTCAGCCCGAGCAACCACGCTATTATATTAACGATACGGGGACCGGAAACACTTTGAACCTGAGCCACCCCCGCGTCATTCAGCTGGTGGCCGATAGCTTGCGCTACGCCGTGCAACAGATGCACGTGGACGGGTTCCGATTCGATCTCGGGACCATTCTCGCACGTGAGCCGAATGGCTTTGACAATCAAAGCGGGTTTTTGAAAGTGTGTCGGCAGGACCCCGTGCTGGCCACGGTGAAACTGATCGCCGAGCCCTGGGACTGTGGCCCGGGTGGGTATCAAGTGGGAGGTTTTCCTCCCGGATGGGGCGAGTGGAACGACAAGTTTCGGGATGATGTGCGCGATTTCTGGCGCGGCGAACTGGCTGCCACCGCCCTCGCGGATCGACTCTGCGCCTCGGCGTCGGTCTTTAATCATCAAGGCAGGCGGCCCTGGTCGTGCGTCAACTTTATCACGGCCCACGATGGCTTTACGCTGCAGGATATGGTGTCGTTTAACGAAAAGCATAACGAGGCGAATGGGGAGGACAATCAGGACGGCTCCTCCAACAATCGCTCGTGGAATTGCGGCGTCGAAGGGCCGACGGAGGATGCCGCGGTCAACGCGTTGCGCGACCGCCAAATGCGCAACCTCATGGCGACCTTGCTGCTCTCTCAGGGGACGCCCATGGTGCTGGCGGGCGATGAATTCGGGCGCACGCAACAGGGCAACAACAACGCCTATTGTCAGGACAACGAGACCAGCTGGGTGGATTGGACGCTGCTCGAGACCCGGTCATCCCTCTTTCAATTCGTGCAACAACTGATCGCCTTCCGTCACCGCTATCCGATTTTACGGCGCAATCTTTTTTTGACCGGGCGGTCTGTCGAGGACTCCGACGTTCGGGATGTGACCTGGATTAACGCCAATGGCGGGCCGATGGAAGAGCATCACTGGACCGACCCGACGATCCATTGTTTTGGGATGCTGCTCGATGGGCGGGCGCCGACAACCGGGCGCCGTCAGCCGGGGAAGGAGATGACGGTACTGGTTCTCGTCAACGGCCACCATGAGCCTGTTCAGTTTACATTGCCCACCTGCGTTGGTGCGTCCGAATGGTCACTCCTGCTTGATACCAATCTGCCGGAACGCCCTCAGGACCAGACCTTTAAGATGGGAACGCAGTACCTCCTCACGGATCGCTCACTGGTGTTATTGGTGTTGGGAGTCAAGCGGACGGCAGACGTGATTCCCGTCTAG
- a CDS encoding glycosyl transferase, with protein MSDFHQNGLVTVLHRLGDPNLEQLEKELERHAASNPIALVLPSLYSELENPALKHIVQVLKDIRYVNEIVISLDRASALEFRLAKQFFSVLPQRVRIVWNDGSGIQDILKLLAHAELDTGLQGKGRGCWMAFGYVLARGESNVIALHDCDILSYNREYIARLCYPIVNTNLGYEFCKGYYSRVTNRLHGRVTRLYFTPLIRSLQQIAGAHPLLTFLDSFRYPLAGEFAMVRDLAWINRVPGDWGLEVGVLSEIYRNCALRRICQADIADAYEHKHQGLSADNAEQGLQKMCVDITKSLFRNLASEGVVLSEAVLKTLRATYLQAAQEAITRYQNDAAINSLQFDRHAERMAVEVFLKGMKIATEAFLEDPLGVPMISNWSRVTGAIPDIFERLISAVERDHEWDPIGDRV; from the coding sequence ATGTCGGATTTTCATCAGAATGGTCTCGTGACCGTCTTGCACCGCCTCGGCGACCCCAATCTTGAACAACTGGAAAAAGAACTCGAGCGGCATGCGGCGTCAAACCCGATCGCCCTCGTCCTCCCCTCGCTCTATTCCGAACTTGAAAACCCCGCGCTGAAACATATCGTCCAGGTGCTGAAAGACATCCGTTACGTGAACGAAATCGTCATTTCGCTGGATCGCGCCTCGGCACTGGAGTTCCGGCTGGCCAAACAGTTTTTTTCCGTGCTGCCGCAGAGGGTGCGAATCGTTTGGAACGACGGGTCCGGGATTCAGGACATCCTCAAACTTCTGGCCCATGCGGAACTCGACACCGGACTGCAGGGAAAAGGCCGGGGCTGCTGGATGGCTTTCGGATATGTCCTGGCCCGTGGAGAAAGCAACGTGATCGCGCTGCACGACTGCGACATTCTCAGTTACAACCGCGAATATATCGCCAGACTCTGCTACCCGATCGTCAACACCAATCTCGGTTACGAATTCTGCAAGGGCTACTACAGCCGGGTCACGAATCGCCTTCACGGCCGCGTCACGCGGCTGTATTTCACCCCCCTGATTCGAAGCCTCCAACAGATCGCCGGCGCCCATCCGCTCCTGACCTTCCTCGACAGCTTCCGGTATCCGCTGGCGGGAGAATTCGCGATGGTGCGGGACCTCGCCTGGATCAACCGCGTGCCCGGCGACTGGGGACTGGAGGTGGGTGTCCTGTCCGAGATCTATCGTAACTGCGCGCTCAGGCGGATTTGCCAGGCCGATATCGCCGACGCTTACGAACACAAGCATCAAGGATTGTCGGCGGATAATGCCGAGCAGGGACTTCAGAAAATGTGCGTGGACATCACGAAATCGTTGTTCAGGAACCTCGCGAGTGAAGGCGTCGTGTTATCGGAAGCGGTGCTCAAGACGTTGCGGGCGACCTACCTGCAGGCCGCTCAAGAAGCCATCACCCGCTATCAGAATGATGCCGCCATCAACAGTCTGCAGTTTGACCGGCACGCGGAACGGATGGCGGTCGAAGTGTTTTTGAAGGGCATGAAAATCGCCACCGAGGCGTTTCTGGAAGATCCGTTGGGCGTTCCGATGATCTCCAACTGGAGCCGGGTGACCGGCGCGATCCCGGATATCTTCGAACGTCTCATCAGCGCCGTCGAGCGGGACCACGAATGGGACCCGATCGGAGACCGGGTGTAA
- a CDS encoding RidA family protein has protein sequence MLKPTIVSVIIGVLCAIGIARPAQALEYLKDEAGQHFGYSPAVLTKGGTIVWMGGQFALKDDQGNSIAEDVEAQARQVFKLMDETLRKLGGTLQKNLVLMTVTMNDPRYGDKFFKVRKEVFPDGNYPASQALTISNFAIPGMKIEIQGMAVLNDECATEKSCLKK, from the coding sequence ATGCTGAAACCTACGATCGTGAGCGTCATCATCGGCGTCCTGTGCGCCATCGGCATTGCGCGTCCAGCTCAGGCGTTGGAATATCTCAAAGACGAGGCGGGCCAGCACTTCGGCTACTCGCCGGCCGTGCTGACTAAAGGCGGTACCATCGTTTGGATGGGCGGGCAATTCGCCTTGAAGGACGACCAGGGCAACTCGATTGCAGAGGATGTTGAAGCGCAAGCGAGACAAGTTTTCAAATTGATGGACGAGACCCTCCGTAAGCTCGGCGGCACGCTCCAGAAAAACCTTGTGCTGATGACGGTCACCATGAATGATCCGCGGTACGGCGACAAGTTTTTTAAGGTGCGCAAGGAAGTATTTCCCGACGGCAACTACCCGGCCAGTCAAGCGTTGACCATCTCGAACTTCGCCATTCCGGGTATGAAGATCGAAATCCAAGGCATGGCGGTCCTGAATGACGAATGCGCCACAGAAAAATCCTGCCTCAAGAAGTAG